In Streptomyces puniciscabiei, a single genomic region encodes these proteins:
- a CDS encoding roadblock/LC7 domain-containing protein: MIQDPNTRAGQRSGELDWLLDDLVMRVSEVRHAVVLSNDGLAVGASSGLAREDAEHLAAVASGFNSLAKGAGRHFGAGGVRQTMVEMDDAFLFVAAAGDGSCLAVLTAVTADIGLVAYEMARLVKRVGEHLYTPPRVAAQPPAAG; the protein is encoded by the coding sequence ATGATCCAGGACCCGAACACGAGGGCCGGCCAGCGCTCCGGCGAACTGGACTGGTTGCTCGACGACCTGGTGATGCGTGTGAGCGAGGTACGGCACGCCGTCGTCCTCTCCAACGACGGACTGGCCGTCGGCGCCTCCAGCGGCCTCGCGCGGGAGGACGCCGAGCACCTCGCCGCCGTGGCCTCCGGATTCAACAGCCTCGCCAAGGGCGCGGGACGGCACTTCGGAGCGGGCGGCGTGCGGCAGACCATGGTCGAGATGGACGACGCCTTCCTCTTCGTGGCCGCCGCCGGCGACGGTTCCTGCCTCGCTGTGCTCACCGCCGTCACCGCCGACATCGGACTGGTCGCCTACGAGATGGCGCGCCTGGTCAAACGGGTCGGCGAGCACCTGTACACGCCGCCGCGGGTCGCCGCGCAGCCGCCCGCAGCCGGCTGA
- a CDS encoding PPOX class F420-dependent oxidoreductase produces the protein MAQKMTDEEWRAFVSHGTRTGKLSTVRADGSPHVAPIWFLLDGDELVFNTGKDTVKGRNLARDGRVALCVDDDRPPFHFVVMNGRARLSENLDELRHWATRIAARYMGEDRAEEYGARNGVPGELLVRVPVDQVVAVKDLAA, from the coding sequence ATGGCACAGAAGATGACCGACGAGGAATGGCGGGCATTCGTCTCGCACGGCACCCGTACCGGCAAACTGTCCACCGTTCGCGCCGATGGGAGCCCTCATGTGGCCCCGATCTGGTTTCTGCTGGACGGGGACGAACTGGTCTTCAACACGGGCAAGGACACGGTAAAGGGGCGCAATCTCGCCCGAGACGGGCGAGTCGCCCTGTGCGTGGACGACGATCGGCCGCCGTTCCACTTCGTGGTGATGAACGGCCGCGCACGGCTGTCGGAGAACCTGGACGAGCTGCGTCATTGGGCCACCCGGATCGCCGCCCGGTACATGGGTGAGGACCGCGCCGAGGAGTACGGCGCCCGCAACGGCGTTCCGGGTGAGCTGCTGGTCCGGGTCCCGGTCGACCAGGTGGTGGCCGTGAAGGATCTGGCGGCCTGA
- a CDS encoding GTP-binding protein has translation MVTEHSEAVGDTTALALKILVAGGFGVGKTTLVGAVSEIRPLRTEELLSEAGQLVDDTDGVDHKVTTTVAMDFGRITIRSGLSLYLFGTPGQDRFWFLWDELSQGALGAVVLADTRRLEDCFPAVDYFEHRRIPFVVAVNCFAGARTYGAHDVSRALDLDRGTPVVLCDARDRDSGKEVLIRLVEYAGRMHTARLLDSVG, from the coding sequence ATGGTCACCGAGCACTCCGAAGCCGTCGGCGACACCACCGCCCTGGCGCTGAAGATACTGGTCGCCGGCGGATTCGGCGTCGGCAAGACGACACTCGTCGGGGCCGTCAGCGAGATCCGGCCGCTGCGCACCGAGGAACTCCTCAGCGAGGCGGGGCAGCTGGTGGACGACACCGACGGCGTGGACCACAAGGTCACCACCACCGTCGCCATGGACTTCGGCCGCATCACCATCCGCTCCGGGCTGTCCCTCTACCTCTTCGGCACACCGGGTCAGGACCGCTTCTGGTTCCTCTGGGACGAGTTGTCCCAGGGCGCCCTCGGCGCCGTCGTCCTCGCGGACACCCGGCGCCTGGAGGACTGCTTCCCCGCGGTCGACTACTTCGAGCACCGGCGCATCCCGTTCGTGGTGGCCGTCAACTGCTTCGCGGGCGCACGCACCTACGGCGCACACGACGTCTCACGTGCCCTCGACCTCGACCGTGGCACCCCCGTGGTGCTGTGCGACGCCCGTGACCGGGACTCCGGCAAGGAAGTCCTGATCCGGCTCGTCGAGTACGCCGGGCGGATGCACACCGCCCGGCTCCTGGACTCGGTCGGCTGA
- a CDS encoding DUF742 domain-containing protein, protein MTENESAGPWEPGSQWYDGEAGPLVRPYAMTGGRTQPGPTGVRFDLIALVTLDPAAPALEEAALGPEHRTLIELCRTETQSVAELAADADLPVGVVRVLLGDLLELGCVVISRPVPPAHLPDERILREVIAGLRAL, encoded by the coding sequence ATGACCGAGAACGAGAGCGCCGGTCCGTGGGAGCCGGGGAGCCAGTGGTACGACGGCGAGGCCGGACCACTCGTGCGCCCGTACGCGATGACGGGCGGGCGCACCCAGCCCGGTCCCACCGGGGTGCGCTTCGACCTGATCGCGCTGGTCACCCTCGATCCAGCGGCACCGGCACTGGAGGAGGCCGCGCTCGGCCCCGAACACCGGACCCTGATCGAGCTGTGCCGCACGGAGACGCAGTCCGTCGCCGAACTCGCGGCGGACGCCGACCTTCCCGTCGGCGTCGTCAGGGTGCTCCTCGGTGACCTCCTGGAACTCGGCTGCGTGGTCATCAGCCGTCCGGTGCCGCCGGCCCACCTGCCCGACGAGCGGATTCTGCGCGAGGTCATCGCGGGATTGCGAGCGCTGTAG